In Holophagales bacterium, one DNA window encodes the following:
- a CDS encoding MFS transporter, whose product MTSSVPDPAVAAPVTSSAGGFHPSTRAYRFVLLFFLSLLTFGSYFAYDSIGALAPTLIKELNLGRETIGDLYSAYSLAAIAIVFFGGMLIDRLGPRKASLLFSALVTLGAVIVALADSTWALFAGRFVFGAGSESLVVAQSAIIARWFKGKELALAFGISLTLSRLGTLFSFNTEQMIATYFGNYKYALWAAAILCGFSLLCNLVYNVMDHRGERALSLPQAGAGDKIVFSDIGKFGSSYWYVVFLCVTFYSAIFPFTALSTDMFVTKWGFPGDATDSGGFLMQVFSSFFHMFSTAGGITSIVIFASMVCAPFAGGLLDRIGRRASMMVVGSLMLIPAHLAMGLTHWSPIPSMLVLGAAFVLVPAALWPSVPMVVEESRVGTAFGLLTAIQNVGLMVFPKASGYLIDRTHDYAATQTMFAALGVAGLIFAFLLLRADKRHGGVLEAGKKPES is encoded by the coding sequence ATGACGTCGTCCGTTCCCGATCCCGCCGTCGCCGCCCCCGTCACCTCTTCGGCCGGCGGTTTCCACCCGAGCACGCGGGCCTACCGCTTCGTGCTCCTCTTCTTCCTCAGCCTGCTGACCTTCGGCTCGTACTTCGCGTACGACAGCATCGGGGCGCTGGCGCCGACGCTGATCAAGGAGCTCAACCTCGGGCGAGAGACGATCGGGGACCTCTATTCAGCCTACTCGCTGGCAGCGATCGCCATCGTCTTTTTCGGCGGCATGCTGATCGACCGGCTCGGACCGCGCAAGGCGAGCTTGCTGTTCTCGGCGCTGGTGACTCTCGGGGCGGTAATCGTGGCGCTGGCCGACAGCACCTGGGCGCTCTTTGCCGGACGCTTCGTCTTCGGCGCCGGCTCCGAGTCGCTGGTGGTGGCACAGAGCGCCATCATCGCCCGCTGGTTCAAGGGCAAGGAGCTGGCGCTCGCCTTCGGCATCAGCCTGACGCTCAGCCGGCTGGGGACGCTCTTCAGCTTCAACACCGAGCAGATGATCGCCACCTACTTCGGCAACTACAAGTACGCCCTCTGGGCGGCGGCGATCCTCTGCGGCTTCTCGCTGCTCTGCAACCTCGTCTACAACGTCATGGACCACCGCGGCGAGCGGGCGCTCTCCCTGCCGCAGGCGGGGGCGGGAGACAAGATCGTCTTCTCCGACATCGGCAAGTTCGGCTCGTCCTACTGGTACGTGGTCTTCCTCTGCGTCACCTTCTACAGCGCGATCTTCCCGTTCACCGCACTGTCGACCGACATGTTCGTCACGAAGTGGGGCTTCCCGGGCGACGCGACCGACAGCGGTGGCTTCCTGATGCAGGTCTTCTCGAGCTTCTTCCACATGTTCAGCACCGCCGGCGGCATCACCAGCATCGTCATCTTCGCCTCGATGGTCTGCGCCCCGTTCGCCGGCGGGTTGCTCGACCGGATCGGCCGCCGCGCCTCGATGATGGTGGTCGGCTCGCTGATGCTCATCCCGGCGCACCTGGCGATGGGGCTGACGCACTGGAGCCCGATTCCCAGCATGCTCGTCCTCGGCGCTGCCTTCGTGCTGGTGCCGGCCGCCCTCTGGCCCTCGGTGCCCATGGTCGTCGAGGAGAGCCGCGTCGGCACCGCCTTCGGCCTGCTCACCGCGATCCAGAACGTCGGGCTGATGGTCTTCCCCAAAGCGAGCGGCTACCTGATCGACCGCACCCACGACTACGCCGCGACGCAGACGATGTTCGCCGCCCTCGGCGTGGCCGGGCTGATCTTCGCGTTTCTGCTGCTGCGCGCCGACAAGCGCCACGGCGGCGTGCTCGAGGCCGGCAAGAAGCCGGAAAGCTGA
- a CDS encoding aldo/keto reductase, which translates to MRYRLLGRTGIYVSELCLGAMTFGGKGFWEVVGRLGAGEAQALIGAAFDGGVNFFDTADVYSEGESERLVGAALAALGRPRDTYVVATKVRGRTGPGVNQIGLSRAHILHGIDESLRRLGLDYVDLYQIHGLDRDTPIEETLGALGDVVRSGKARYVGFCNLAAWQAMKALAQADARHLPRFVSAQVYYSIAGRDIERELVPLCVEEGLAILPWSPLAGGLLSGKFDPDRPGPEGARRTSFDFPPVDRGRLPGVLAALREVAAAQEVSVARVALAWQLTRPFVTSVILGAKSREQLADNLACTELVLTPEQIACLDAASALPPEYPGWMLDFQNRDRRPSTAR; encoded by the coding sequence ATGCGTTACCGACTGCTGGGAAGGACCGGAATCTACGTCTCCGAGCTCTGCCTCGGAGCAATGACCTTCGGCGGCAAGGGGTTCTGGGAGGTCGTCGGCAGGCTCGGGGCGGGCGAGGCGCAGGCGCTGATCGGCGCGGCCTTCGACGGCGGCGTCAATTTCTTCGATACTGCCGACGTCTACTCCGAGGGCGAATCCGAGCGACTGGTCGGCGCGGCGCTCGCCGCCCTCGGAAGGCCCCGGGACACCTATGTCGTCGCGACGAAGGTGCGCGGCCGCACGGGGCCCGGGGTGAATCAGATCGGCCTGAGCCGGGCTCACATCCTGCACGGCATCGACGAGAGCCTGCGACGGCTCGGGCTCGACTACGTCGACCTCTACCAGATTCACGGGCTCGACCGCGACACGCCGATCGAGGAGACGCTCGGGGCGCTCGGTGACGTGGTGCGCTCCGGCAAGGCGCGCTACGTCGGCTTCTGCAACCTCGCCGCCTGGCAGGCGATGAAGGCGCTCGCCCAGGCCGACGCGAGACACCTGCCGCGCTTCGTCTCGGCTCAGGTCTACTACTCGATCGCCGGTCGCGACATCGAGCGCGAGCTCGTCCCGCTCTGCGTCGAAGAGGGGCTGGCGATCCTGCCCTGGAGCCCGCTCGCCGGCGGCCTGCTGTCGGGCAAGTTCGATCCCGACCGGCCGGGACCGGAGGGGGCCCGTCGTACCTCGTTCGACTTCCCTCCGGTCGACCGCGGCCGCCTGCCGGGGGTGCTCGCGGCGCTGCGCGAGGTGGCGGCAGCGCAAGAGGTCAGCGTGGCGCGCGTCGCCCTGGCCTGGCAGCTGACGCGCCCGTTCGTCACCAGCGTCATCCTCGGTGCCAAGAGCCGCGAGCAACTCGCCGACAACCTGGCGTGCACCGAGCTCGTGCTGACCCCGGAGCAGATCGCCTGCCTCGACGCGGCGAGTGCGCTCCCGCCGGAGTACCCCGGCTGGATGCTCGATTTCCAGAACCGCGATCGCCGTCCGTCGACGGCGCGGTGA
- a CDS encoding MBL fold metallo-hydrolase: protein MRLGRFDLTVVHDGEFRLDGGAMFGVVPKPLWSRVKAADELNRIRMGTNALLVASGRELLLVDTGIGDKLDAKSQAMYGMEEGARRLPEQIRAAGYALGDVTHVLLTHLHFDHCGWNTVRAGEKLVPTFPNARYWLCRGEVEHARSPNERDSVSYLPENWEPLFEAGVVELFDDLATPIDGVTAVKAPGHNRDLCIVTVDGGDGARAAHLADLVPTAAHAPLPWIMGFDAFPMETLASKKRWVPRLAAERWLCIFQHDPDMPVGRILEEKPGKFRAVPVDPTGIG, encoded by the coding sequence ATGCGACTCGGACGATTCGACCTGACGGTGGTTCACGACGGCGAGTTCCGCCTCGACGGTGGGGCGATGTTCGGGGTCGTGCCGAAGCCCCTGTGGAGCCGTGTGAAGGCGGCCGACGAGCTGAACCGGATCCGGATGGGGACGAACGCATTGCTCGTCGCGAGCGGCCGCGAGCTGTTGCTGGTCGACACCGGGATCGGCGACAAGCTCGACGCGAAGTCGCAGGCGATGTACGGGATGGAGGAGGGGGCCAGGCGCCTCCCCGAGCAGATCCGCGCCGCCGGCTATGCGCTCGGTGACGTGACCCACGTGCTGCTCACCCATTTGCACTTCGACCACTGCGGTTGGAACACCGTTCGCGCGGGCGAGAAGCTGGTGCCGACCTTCCCCAACGCGCGCTACTGGCTCTGCCGCGGCGAGGTCGAGCACGCCCGCTCGCCGAACGAGCGCGACAGTGTGAGCTACCTGCCGGAGAACTGGGAGCCGCTGTTCGAGGCCGGCGTGGTCGAGCTTTTCGACGACCTCGCCACGCCGATCGACGGCGTCACGGCGGTCAAGGCCCCCGGGCACAACCGCGACCTGTGCATCGTGACGGTCGATGGCGGCGACGGCGCTCGTGCGGCGCACCTCGCCGATCTGGTGCCGACCGCAGCACACGCGCCGTTGCCCTGGATCATGGGCTTCGACGCCTTCCCGATGGAGACGCTGGCCAGCAAGAAGCGCTGGGTCCCGCGGCTCGCCGCCGAGCGGTGGCTCTGCATCTTCCAGCACGATCCCGACATGCCGGTGGGTCGGATCCTCGAGGAGAAGCCCGGGAAGTTCCGCGCCGTGCCGGTCGATCCGACGGGCATCGGCTGA
- the lpdA gene encoding dihydrolipoyl dehydrogenase, with the protein MATDVVMPQMGESIAEGTITKWLVKPGEKVERDQPLFEISTDKVDAEIPSPAAGVLLEVRFAEGATVPVHTVVAQIGETGEQPAAVAPPAAAPAPSPSPAPVPPPPAAAAVSTAPAPVPSAAPGNVVAAESFDKDLVVIGSGPGGYVAAIRAAQLGMKVAVVEKDARYGGTCLLRGCIPTKALLRSAEILDEIRHAGDFGVETADPRLDMLKVQLYKRGVVDTNARGVEALFKKNKVEGVRGFGRLAGPHAVEVSGEGGTRTITTKHVLIATGSVCRELRIAPTDGERILNSDHILELERVPASLVVLGAGAVGSEFASIFHSFGSQVTLVEMLPRVLPIEDEEVSKEVERQFKKRGLKVLTGAQLQSVEKTDSGVRCQIERDGKVTTLEAEMLLVAVGRAPVTEGIGLETVGVATERGYVPIDDHMRTSAPTVCAIGDVVNTPWLAHVASAEGILAVETMAGLSPEPLRYDHVPSCTYCEPEVGSVGLTETKARERGYDVAVGKFAFTALGKARILGKTGGFVKIVREKKYDEVLGVHIVGAHATELIAEACVALRLEATTEEIVRTIHAHPTLSEAVAEAAHAALGHAIHS; encoded by the coding sequence ATGGCCACCGATGTCGTGATGCCGCAGATGGGCGAGTCGATCGCCGAGGGGACGATCACCAAGTGGCTGGTCAAACCCGGCGAGAAGGTCGAGCGCGATCAGCCGCTGTTCGAAATCTCGACCGACAAGGTCGACGCGGAGATCCCGAGCCCGGCCGCCGGAGTGCTGCTCGAGGTGCGCTTCGCCGAGGGGGCCACCGTTCCGGTGCACACGGTGGTGGCGCAGATCGGCGAGACCGGGGAACAGCCGGCCGCCGTCGCCCCGCCCGCTGCGGCTCCTGCGCCGTCTCCCTCGCCGGCCCCGGTGCCGCCGCCGCCCGCCGCTGCAGCCGTCTCGACCGCTCCGGCGCCGGTCCCGTCAGCGGCGCCGGGGAACGTGGTTGCCGCCGAGAGCTTCGACAAGGACCTCGTGGTGATCGGCAGCGGTCCCGGTGGCTACGTGGCGGCGATCCGCGCCGCACAGCTCGGCATGAAGGTCGCCGTGGTGGAGAAGGATGCGCGCTACGGCGGCACCTGCCTGCTGCGCGGCTGCATTCCGACGAAGGCACTGCTGCGTTCGGCCGAGATCCTCGACGAGATCCGGCATGCCGGTGACTTCGGTGTGGAGACGGCGGATCCGCGCCTCGACATGCTCAAGGTCCAGCTCTACAAGCGAGGCGTGGTCGACACCAACGCACGCGGCGTCGAGGCGCTGTTCAAGAAGAACAAGGTCGAAGGCGTCCGCGGCTTCGGCCGGCTCGCCGGCCCGCACGCCGTCGAGGTGAGCGGCGAGGGTGGGACGCGGACGATCACCACGAAGCACGTGCTGATCGCCACCGGCTCGGTCTGCCGCGAGTTGCGGATCGCGCCGACCGACGGCGAGCGGATCCTCAACTCCGACCACATCCTCGAGCTCGAGCGGGTCCCGGCGTCGCTCGTCGTGCTCGGGGCCGGGGCGGTGGGAAGCGAGTTCGCTTCGATCTTCCACTCGTTCGGGTCCCAGGTCACGCTAGTCGAGATGCTGCCGCGGGTCTTGCCGATCGAGGACGAGGAGGTCAGCAAGGAGGTCGAGCGGCAGTTCAAGAAGCGCGGCCTCAAGGTGCTGACCGGCGCACAGCTGCAGTCGGTGGAGAAGACCGACAGCGGCGTCCGCTGTCAGATCGAACGCGACGGCAAGGTGACGACGCTCGAAGCCGAAATGCTGCTGGTCGCGGTCGGTCGTGCCCCAGTCACCGAAGGGATCGGCCTCGAGACCGTCGGTGTCGCCACCGAACGCGGCTACGTGCCGATCGACGATCACATGCGCACCTCGGCGCCTACGGTCTGCGCCATCGGAGACGTCGTGAACACGCCGTGGCTGGCGCACGTCGCCTCGGCCGAGGGAATCCTCGCCGTCGAGACAATGGCCGGTCTGTCGCCCGAGCCGCTGCGCTACGACCACGTCCCCTCCTGCACCTACTGCGAGCCCGAAGTCGGCAGCGTCGGACTGACCGAGACGAAGGCACGGGAACGCGGTTACGACGTGGCCGTCGGCAAGTTCGCCTTCACCGCCCTCGGCAAGGCGCGCATCCTCGGCAAGACCGGCGGTTTCGTGAAGATCGTGCGCGAGAAGAAGTACGACGAGGTCCTGGGCGTGCACATCGTCGGCGCGCATGCCACGGAGCTGATCGCCGAGGCCTGCGTCGCCCTGCGCCTCGAGGCGACGACGGAGGAGATCGTGCGGACCATCCATGCCCATCCGACGCTCTCCGAAGCTGTCGCCGAGGCGGCGCACGCCGCCCTCGGGCACGCGATCCACAGCTGA
- a CDS encoding thiamine pyrophosphate-dependent dehydrogenase E1 component subunit alpha — translation MSQAGKGFGPLHPAAAAARDLLSPSDLSRERQLELYRWLALNRAVEDRLTNLYRQGKVVGGLYSSRGQEAISIGTACALAPQDVLAPLIRNLGALLVRGIRPREIFMQYMARGGSPTGGKDCNLHFGDLSRGVMAPISMLGALIPMMAGVALASRLQKVDRVALTYIGDGGTSTGDFHEGMNLAAVLQVPLVVIAEHNGYAYSTPTDRQMRIRDLAQRAAAYGIPASIVDGNDVLAVYEATRRAVERARAGGGPAMIEVKTFRMKGHAEHDDASYVPAALKAEWEAKDPIRRFERHLVDRGLASREELATIVAGLQRELDEDVAFALDSPLPPAERAFDGVYEPGEVTA, via the coding sequence ATGAGCCAAGCGGGCAAGGGATTCGGCCCCCTGCATCCGGCGGCCGCTGCAGCGCGCGACCTGCTGTCGCCCTCCGACCTGTCGCGCGAGCGCCAGCTCGAGCTCTACCGCTGGCTGGCGCTCAATCGGGCGGTGGAAGACCGGCTGACCAACCTCTACCGCCAGGGGAAGGTGGTCGGCGGTCTCTACTCGAGCCGCGGGCAGGAGGCGATCTCGATCGGCACGGCCTGTGCGCTCGCGCCGCAGGACGTCCTGGCGCCGCTGATCCGCAATCTCGGCGCACTGCTGGTGCGCGGCATCCGGCCGCGCGAGATTTTCATGCAGTACATGGCGCGCGGCGGCAGCCCGACCGGCGGCAAGGACTGCAACCTGCACTTCGGCGACCTGTCGCGCGGCGTGATGGCGCCGATCTCGATGCTCGGGGCGCTCATCCCGATGATGGCCGGGGTGGCGTTGGCGAGCCGCCTCCAGAAGGTCGACCGGGTCGCCCTCACCTACATCGGCGACGGCGGGACCTCGACCGGCGATTTTCACGAGGGGATGAACCTCGCCGCCGTGTTGCAGGTGCCGCTGGTGGTGATCGCCGAGCACAACGGCTACGCCTATTCGACGCCGACGGACCGGCAGATGCGCATCCGCGACCTCGCCCAGCGCGCCGCGGCCTATGGCATTCCCGCCTCGATCGTCGACGGCAACGACGTGCTCGCGGTCTACGAGGCGACCCGCCGCGCGGTCGAGCGTGCGCGCGCCGGTGGTGGTCCGGCGATGATCGAAGTGAAGACCTTCCGGATGAAGGGTCATGCCGAGCACGACGATGCTTCCTACGTTCCGGCGGCGCTGAAGGCGGAATGGGAGGCGAAGGACCCGATCCGGCGCTTCGAACGCCATCTCGTCGACCGCGGCCTGGCGAGTCGCGAGGAGCTGGCGACGATCGTCGCCGGGCTGCAGCGCGAGCTCGACGAGGACGTCGCCTTCGCGCTCGACTCGCCGCTGCCGCCGGCCGAGCGCGCCTTCGACGGTGTCTACGAGCCCGGGGAGGTGACGGCGTGA
- a CDS encoding alpha-ketoacid dehydrogenase subunit beta: protein MSETTYLEAIRQALAEEMAADPTVFLLGEDIGRFGGAFKVTEGLLDRFGPERVIDTPISESGFVGAAIGASMMGMKPVVEFQFIDFMANAFDMIVNAAGTSRYRWGQKVPLVLRGPSGGGVHGSAFHSGNPEGYYCHAPGLKVVAPSTPSDARGLLKAAIRDPNPVIFLEHKFLYRRIKEELVEGDGIVPLGRARIARAGRHLTVVTWAAMVHVALDAAAALAGEGIELEIVDLRTLKPMDDEAVLASVRRTNRALVLSEEPQTGSFAAEVAARIAELAFGFLDAPVARLCCPDTPVPYSPPLEAAYLPDVPKLIAKARQLLAY, encoded by the coding sequence GTGAGCGAGACCACCTACCTCGAGGCGATTCGTCAGGCGCTCGCCGAAGAGATGGCGGCGGATCCGACGGTTTTCCTGCTCGGCGAGGACATCGGCCGCTTCGGCGGCGCCTTCAAGGTCACCGAAGGCCTGCTCGACCGCTTCGGTCCCGAGCGGGTGATCGACACGCCGATCTCCGAGTCGGGGTTCGTCGGGGCGGCGATCGGCGCGTCGATGATGGGGATGAAGCCGGTGGTCGAGTTTCAGTTCATCGACTTCATGGCCAACGCCTTCGACATGATCGTCAACGCGGCGGGTACGTCGCGCTATCGCTGGGGCCAGAAGGTGCCGCTGGTGCTGCGTGGCCCGTCGGGTGGCGGCGTGCACGGGTCGGCGTTCCACAGCGGCAACCCCGAGGGCTACTACTGTCATGCGCCGGGCCTCAAGGTGGTCGCGCCGTCGACTCCGTCGGATGCCCGCGGTCTGCTCAAGGCGGCGATCCGCGATCCCAACCCGGTGATCTTCCTCGAGCACAAGTTCCTCTATCGCCGAATCAAAGAGGAGCTGGTGGAGGGCGACGGCATCGTGCCGCTCGGCAGGGCACGGATCGCTCGCGCGGGCCGCCATCTCACGGTGGTGACCTGGGCCGCGATGGTCCACGTCGCCCTCGACGCGGCGGCCGCGCTCGCCGGGGAAGGGATCGAGCTCGAAATCGTCGATCTGCGCACGCTCAAGCCGATGGACGACGAGGCGGTGCTCGCCTCGGTGCGTCGCACCAACCGCGCGCTGGTGCTCTCCGAGGAGCCGCAGACCGGTTCCTTCGCCGCCGAGGTGGCGGCGCGGATCGCCGAGCTCGCCTTCGGCTTTCTCGATGCCCCGGTGGCCCGGCTCTGCTGCCCCGACACGCCGGTGCCCTACAGCCCGCCGCTCGAAGCGGCCTACCTGCCCGATGTCCCCAAACTGATCGCGAAGGCGCGCCAGCTGCTCGCCTACTGA
- the sucB gene encoding 2-oxoglutarate dehydrogenase, E2 component, dihydrolipoamide succinyltransferase — MASDVVMPQMGESIAEGTITRWLVKPGEKVERDQPLFEISTDKVDAEIPSPDSGVLLEVLFPEGATVPVHTVVARIGAGGEGSVSPAPKAPAEPAPAPIAVAAAAPAAASAVSPVPVPAAPAAAAAPADDPQAALQERLRSFSSPLVRSIAAKEGVDLAQVVGTGIHGRVTKQDIEGFLERRQNAPAPVAPAPAVAAMAPPPAGVSAPAGGKVDTGFHVAAYTANENVTIEPMSKIRQITAAHMRYSKDTSAHVTTVFHMDFSKVHAAREKAKGKFAAVNGTKLSYMPFIFKAVAAGLKANPKLNASIDGTNVVFKKDIHLGMAVALDWGLIVPVLRHADQLNLVGLAKGANDLADRARAKKLSPDEVKGGTFTITNPGVFGSLFGTPIINQPQVAILGIGMVEKRPMVETDADGNDHLVIKPMAYFGITYDHRLVDGADADHFMNAVKKALLGPWPELEPYA, encoded by the coding sequence ATGGCCAGCGATGTCGTGATGCCGCAGATGGGCGAGTCGATCGCCGAGGGAACGATCACCCGGTGGTTGGTCAAGCCCGGCGAGAAGGTCGAGCGCGACCAGCCGCTCTTCGAGATTTCGACCGACAAGGTCGACGCCGAGATCCCGAGCCCGGACTCTGGCGTGCTGCTCGAGGTGCTCTTCCCCGAGGGCGCGACGGTGCCCGTTCACACCGTCGTCGCGCGCATCGGCGCCGGCGGCGAAGGGTCCGTGTCGCCCGCACCGAAGGCTCCTGCCGAGCCCGCTCCCGCCCCGATCGCGGTTGCCGCGGCGGCGCCTGCCGCGGCCTCGGCGGTCAGCCCGGTCCCCGTGCCGGCAGCACCGGCGGCCGCAGCGGCCCCAGCGGACGATCCGCAGGCGGCGTTGCAGGAGCGCCTGCGCAGCTTCTCGAGCCCGTTGGTCCGTTCGATCGCGGCGAAGGAGGGAGTCGACCTCGCCCAGGTCGTCGGCACCGGCATTCACGGCCGGGTGACCAAGCAGGACATTGAGGGGTTCCTCGAACGACGCCAGAATGCGCCGGCGCCCGTGGCGCCGGCCCCCGCGGTGGCTGCCATGGCTCCGCCTCCGGCCGGCGTTTCGGCTCCGGCGGGCGGGAAGGTCGACACCGGCTTCCACGTCGCGGCCTACACGGCCAACGAGAACGTGACCATCGAGCCGATGTCGAAGATCCGCCAGATCACCGCGGCCCACATGCGCTATTCGAAGGACACCTCGGCGCACGTGACGACGGTCTTCCACATGGACTTCTCGAAGGTCCACGCGGCGCGCGAGAAGGCCAAGGGGAAGTTCGCCGCCGTCAACGGCACGAAGCTCTCCTACATGCCGTTCATCTTCAAGGCGGTGGCGGCCGGCCTGAAGGCGAACCCGAAGCTCAATGCCTCGATCGACGGCACGAACGTCGTGTTCAAGAAAGACATCCACCTCGGCATGGCCGTGGCGCTCGACTGGGGCCTCATCGTGCCGGTGCTGCGGCATGCCGATCAGCTGAACCTGGTCGGCCTCGCCAAGGGCGCCAACGATCTTGCCGACCGCGCGCGGGCCAAGAAGCTCTCGCCCGACGAGGTCAAGGGCGGGACCTTCACGATCACCAACCCGGGCGTCTTCGGTTCGCTCTTCGGCACGCCGATCATCAACCAGCCGCAGGTGGCGATCCTCGGCATCGGCATGGTGGAGAAGCGGCCGATGGTCGAGACCGACGCCGACGGCAACGACCACTTGGTGATCAAGCCGATGGCCTACTTCGGCATCACCTACGACCACCGCCTGGTCGACGGCGCCGACGCCGACCACTTCATGAACGCGGTCAAGAAGGCACTTCTCGGCCCCTGGCCGGAGCTCGAGCCGTACGCCTGA
- the lipB gene encoding lipoyl(octanoyl) transferase LipB — MRQTLWTYLGRVGYAEALALQLAVREGVKRGEGKEHLLLLEHPPVYTLGRNATEKDVLAPRAWLEARGVEVIETDRGGQVTYHGPGQLVGYPVISLNPDRRDVRRYVRDLSFSLVDTLAGYGIAAAPGEGTAETGVWVEERKIASLGIHLSRWVTTHGFALNVTTDLAYFAGIVPCGMPSVTLTSIERERGLKPGLAEVAERFVPAFAARFEREMIAVPAEEVRGLCLSTS; from the coding sequence ATGCGACAGACGCTGTGGACGTATCTCGGGCGCGTCGGTTACGCCGAGGCGCTGGCCCTGCAGCTGGCGGTGCGCGAAGGGGTCAAACGCGGCGAGGGGAAAGAGCATCTGTTGCTGCTCGAGCATCCTCCGGTCTACACGCTGGGGCGGAACGCCACCGAGAAGGACGTGCTGGCGCCGCGCGCCTGGCTCGAGGCGCGTGGCGTCGAGGTGATCGAAACTGACCGTGGCGGACAGGTGACCTACCACGGCCCCGGGCAGCTCGTCGGCTATCCGGTGATCTCGCTCAACCCCGATCGCCGAGACGTGCGGCGCTATGTGCGCGATCTGTCGTTCTCCCTCGTCGACACGCTCGCTGGCTACGGCATCGCTGCCGCGCCCGGGGAGGGAACGGCGGAGACCGGCGTCTGGGTCGAGGAGCGCAAGATCGCGTCCCTCGGCATCCACCTGTCGCGCTGGGTGACGACGCACGGCTTCGCGCTCAACGTGACGACCGATCTCGCCTACTTCGCCGGCATCGTCCCCTGCGGCATGCCGAGCGTCACCCTGACCTCGATCGAGCGCGAGCGAGGGCTGAAGCCCGGGCTCGCCGAGGTCGCCGAGCGTTTCGTGCCGGCGTTCGCTGCCCGGTTCGAGCGCGAAATGATCGCAGTGCCAGCCGAGGAGGTACGAGGCCTGTGTCTTTCCACTTCCTAG
- a CDS encoding archease, whose protein sequence is MSFHFLDHTGDVGFTAEAPTLAELIVEAIAAFTAIVTEPEKLGDDEVRKLTVTAESPDLLLHGVLEELLYRFEVGGFLPRSARVVAEQRGSEWHAEIEAAGERRDATRHPIKVLVKAITYHALSVEQVDGLWRAKVIFDI, encoded by the coding sequence GTGTCTTTCCACTTCCTAGACCACACCGGGGACGTGGGTTTCACCGCCGAAGCCCCGACCCTAGCCGAACTGATCGTTGAGGCGATCGCGGCGTTCACCGCCATCGTGACCGAGCCGGAGAAGCTGGGCGACGACGAAGTGCGCAAGCTCACCGTCACTGCCGAATCCCCCGACCTGTTGCTCCACGGCGTGCTCGAAGAGCTGCTCTACCGCTTCGAGGTCGGCGGCTTCCTGCCACGCTCGGCACGCGTGGTCGCCGAGCAGCGCGGCTCGGAGTGGCATGCGGAGATCGAAGCGGCCGGCGAGCGACGTGATGCGACGCGCCACCCGATCAAGGTGCTTGTCAAGGCGATCACCTACCACGCACTGAGCGTCGAGCAGGTCGACGGGCTCTGGCGAGCCAAGGTGATCTTCGACATCTGA